A window of the Camelus dromedarius isolate mCamDro1 chromosome 5, mCamDro1.pat, whole genome shotgun sequence genome harbors these coding sequences:
- the ZNF839 gene encoding zinc finger protein 839 isoform X5 has product MPTLATIQPQAAGPGPPPQRHCSVLGLSIASSQLLRAKPRLSTGPQPCFLSTSPQPLAQVLVQRPLPALRPVPAKTGLAPEAPSGQGATLAPSSASDQPAVTSVSSSSANLFISNSHTKHTEKLKKSLKVKTRSGRISRPPKYKAKDYKFIKTEDLADGHPSDSDDYSELSVEEDEDQRGKQALFDLSSCILRPKMFKCQTCEKSYIGKGGLARHFKLNPGHSHVEPEMSLSEKANGSVIQGPTEGRLVSLASPEPPSLALLSEDGARSAGGGLQNSQSVQGDEALVSEPENGSCSALSGSKRHPGPRSVCSTAPAEPSAAVLEQSGPHVGAGTAGTRSPARSRARLQEFLHQCDQEDLVELALPQLARVVTVYEFLLMKVERGHLAKPFFPAVYKEFEELHKMVKKMCQDYLHSSGPCLQEPLEINNNKVAESLGITEEFLRKRETCTDCVPPKCASQEMDREGPGEAGRRKRGNQTTEEGLASVKRTRRETLPQDTEPSANIGGQQRPALWVPAASEGFGPGVNGRTSHLADDSPPRPASERDGSTAHAGQRLKAFADLAAGSGSADPAPWCRDVSGLGALALGWVAAVPENTQEHWTDAATGDSLRSWRLCSSSTSAGGVGSLLPGGSGSAEAGNLCEVRDSPVTGPGKVLLAQAAAPPLDKVLSLDIGPADHAYGSVSEPGPQLCPEGGLGGHVGDLDQLPCGTETHTDQGELEHVAAVGEAVAFEVTNGCHGQERIFIQTPDGLILSHPGPVVSAEGDIVIVTNAEGPALQTGPPEGVLPDSGEASLHSEVESVLQS; this is encoded by the exons ATGCCCACACTGGCCACCATCCAGCCCCaggcggccgggccgggcccaCCTCCCCAAAGGCACTGCAGTGTGCTGGGGCTCAGCATCGCCAGCTCGCAGCTGCTCAGGGCAAAGCCCCGCCTGAGCACCGGGCCACAGCCGTGCTTCCTGAGTACCTCGCCTCAGCCTCTTGCTCAGGTGTTAGTACAGAGGCCACTGCCCGCCCTCCGACCAGTCCCTGCGAAGACAGGCTTGGCTCCTGAGGCTCCAAGTGGGCAGGGAGCCACGTTGGCCCCTTCGTCGGCCTCCGACCAGCCAGCAGTGACATCTGTTTCATCCAGTTcagcaaatttatttatttccaactcacacacaaaacacactgagaaactaaaaaaatctttaaaagtaaaaacacgTTCTGGACGGATATCTCGACCTCCCAAGTATAAAGCTAAAGAttataaattcataaaaacagaGGATTTGGCCGATGGACACCCGTCAGATTCTGACGATTATTCAGAACTGAGTGTGGAAGAAGATGAGGACCAGAGGGGGAAGCAGGCACTCTTTGACCTGTCGAGCTGCATCCTGAGGCCCAAAATGTTTAAGTGTCAGACGTGTGAAAAGTCATACATAGGAAAGGGGGGTCTGGCCCGGCACTTTAAGCTTAATCCAGGCCACAGCCACGTGGAGCCTGAGATGTCGCTGTCGGAGAAGGCCAACGGGAGCGTGATCCAGGGCCCCACGGAGGGCAGGCTTGTCAGCCTGGCATCCCCGGAGCCACCCTCACTGGCTCTTCTAAGTGAGGATGGGGCCCGGTCAGCAGGGGGTGGCCTGCAG AATAGTCAGTCAGTACAAGGTGATGAGGCGTTGGTGTCTGAACCAGAAAATGGAAGTTGTTCAGCCCTTTCGGGATCAAAGAGACACCCAGGACCTAGAAGTGTCTGCTCCACGGCCCCTGCAGAGCCCAGCGCAGCCGTCCTGGAGCAGAGCGGACCGCACGTGGGTGCTGGCACGGCCGGGACGCGGAGCCCAGCGAGGAGCAGAGCCCGGCTTCAGGAG TTTCTCCACCAGTGTGACCAGGAGGATCTAGTGGAGTTGGCTCTGCCTCAGCTGGCTCGGGTCGTGACCGTGTATGAATTCCTTCTGATGAAG GTTGAAAGAGGTCATCTAGCAAAACCTTTCTTCCCAGCTGTATACAAGGAATTTGAAGAGTTGCACAAAATGGTTAAGAAAATGTGTCAAGATTACCTGCACAGTTCTGGTCCCTGTCTTCAGGAGCCCCtggaaataaacaacaacaag GTTGCTGAGTCCTTGGGAATCACGGAAGAATTcctgaggaaaagagaaacatgCACAGATTGCGTTCCACCCAAGTGCGCCAGCCAAGAGATGGACAGGGAGGGGCCGGGGGAAGCCGGCCGACGGAAGAGGGGCAACCAG ACCACAGAAGAGGGGCTGGCTTCAGTGAAAAGGACCAGGAGAGAAACTCTGCCCCAGGACACCGAGCCTTCTGCCAACATCGGAGGCCAGCAGAGGCCAGCCCTGTGGGTCCCAGCTGCCAGTGAGG GTTTTGGCCCTGGAGTAAACGGGCGCACCTCTCACCTGGCTGACGACAGCCCCCCGAGGCCGGCTTCCGAGAGGGATGGAAGCACCGCACACGCCGGCCAGCGGCTGAAAGCGTTCGCTGACTTAGCAGCTGGGAGTGGGTCTGCAGACCCTGCTCCCTGGTGCCGGGATGTGAGTGGGCTGGGGGCACTGGCCCTGGGGTGGGTGGCAGCAGTCCCCGAGAACACCCAGGAACACTGGACAGACGCTGCCACCGGGGACAGCCTGAGGAGCTGGCGTCTCTGCAGCAGCTCGACATCCGCCGGCGGAGTGGGGTCCCTGCTGCCCGGCGGGTCTGGAAGTGCAGAGGCAGGGAACCTCTGTGAGGTGCGCGACTCCCCCGTGACCGGCCCCGGCAAGGTCCTGCTTGCCCAGGCTGCGGCCCCTCCGCTGGACAAAGTGTTGTCCTTGGACATCGGGCCCGCTGACCATGCCTACGGCTCTGTGTCCGAGCCCGGGCCTCAGCTATGTCCGGAAGGGGGTCTTGGAGGCCATGTGGGGGACTTGGACCAGTTGCCCTGTGGGACTGAGACACACACCGACCAGGGGGAGCTGGAGCACGTTGCAGCCGTCGGGGAAGCTGTGGCTTTTGAAGTTACCAACGGGTGCCATGGACAGGAGCGGATATTTATTCAGACTCCCGATGGACTTATCTTGTCCCACCCAGGTCCCGTAGTGTCTGCGGAGGGGGACATTGTCATAGTGACCAACGCAGAGGGGCCTGCCCTGCAGACTGGCCCCCCGGAAGGGGTTCTTCCAGATTCTGGGGAGGCAAGCCTTCACAGTGAAGTGGAGTCAGTCCTGCAGTCCTAG